In Zingiber officinale cultivar Zhangliang chromosome 6A, Zo_v1.1, whole genome shotgun sequence, a single genomic region encodes these proteins:
- the LOC121995468 gene encoding plasma membrane ATPase-like yields the protein MNKGAQIATIIAVYADWSFARIKGIGWGWAGVIWLYNIIFFFPLDWFKFVIRYILSGKTVFTAKKDYGRQEREFQWARAQRTRDGLTNHLFSDKSSYGELSEITEQAKKRAAMAIALELHTLEGHAESVVTLKGLDIDTIQ from the exons ATGAATAAGGGAGCTCAG ATTGCAACAATTATTGCTGTCTATGCTGATTGGAGTTTTGCCCGAATAAAAGGCATAGGCTGGGGTTGGGCTGGTGTTATCTGGCTCTACAACATCATTTTCTTCTTCCCTCTGGATTGGTTCAAGTTTGTCATCCGCTACATTCTCAGCGGGAAG ACGGTTTTCACTGCCAAGAAAGATTATGGTCGACAAGAAAGGGAATTTCAATGGGCCAGGGCTCAGAGGACTCGAGATGGACTCACTAACCACCTTTTCTCTGACAAGAGTAGCTACGGAGAGCTTTCGGAAATAACCGAACAAGCCAAAAAACGAGCAGCAATGGCAAT AGCCCTCGAACTACACACTCTGGAGGGACATGCTGAATCAGTGGTGACGTTGAAAGGGCTCGACATTGACACCATCCAATAG